GCGGCTTGCCATGAACCTGCTCTGCGTCCCCAACTGCCTTCCTCCGGAGAGCATCCGAAAAATTCTGGAGGGTGGGCACGATAAGGCGATGGAAGCTGGCTGCGTAGTGGCCGGAGGACACACCATTGAGGACCAGGAGCCCAAATATGGCCTTTGTGTGACCGGCTTCGTCCATCCGGACAAAATTTTGAAAAACATAGGAGCAAAGCCCGGTGACGTGCTGGTTTTGACAAAGGCGCTGGGCACTGGAGTTTTGACCACAGGAGCGAAGGCTGGGCTGGTGTCGGAGGAGAACTATGCCGCTTTGATCGCCAGCATGACCACGCTCAATAACCGCACTGGTGAAGAGATTGTAAATGCAGGCGCGCACGCCTGCACAGACGTCACCGGCTTTGGACTGCTGGGCCACGCGCTGGAGATGGCTGCGGGCAGCAGCGTGACGCTCCGGCTGTACACGCAAGCGCTGCCGCTGCTTCCAGGGGCCAGGGAGCTGGCGGAGATGGGAATCATCCCTGCTGGAGCATATCGGAACCTGGACCATGTCCGACCAGATCTACAGGGGCTGGAGGAGACGGAGCAGGCTCTTGCCGACCTGTGCGCCGATCCTCAAACATCGGGTGGTCTTCTGGCAGCTTTGCCTGCAGAGCGGGCAGAGCCGCTTCTGGCAGCGCTGCGGGAATTTGCACCCCACAGTGTGATTGTGGGCCGGGTGGAACCGCTGCAAGCATCGTATCTTGTTTTAGAATGAGAGAGGAAAACGCCGCTTATGCGGCGTTTTTCTCTGCCCACACGAAGAACAGCGCGGAGAGCGGAGAATTGTATAAGAAATAGGGGAGGGCCAGCGAGGCTGATGGTTGCATAAGGAAAAAGAGGCGCAAGGAAGCGGGCGGAAAGTCTGTTCGGTCTGATGGAGAGAACAGACGTGGAGCTTTGCGCCGACGATGTGGCGGGGGTATGTGGGAATCGAACCCACCCGGGCGGCCGCTCGCCGCCCACACTGGTTTTGAAGACCAGGGGGCACACCAGCACCCAGCTACTCCCATGTAAAAAAGGAATCTGATACCAGACGGCGGGCATTGCCTTCCCGCTGGGTGAGACCCTGGCGGTCCCAGAACTCCAGCACCAGCAGGGCGTAATCCCGAGAGGAGCCTAGCAGGTCCCGAAATTGGGCCAGCGTCAAAGTCTCGTGAGCAGTAAACCACGCCTCCGCCGTTTGGCGGCAGCGCCGCATCTCCGCGGCAGAGCAGAGAAGTCCCTGGGTCAGCGGGATCAACTCTCCACCGGTGAGGAGGCTTTCCAGCACTTGGCGGCAGTCCGCTTGATCCCGCAGGGAAAATCCCCGCAGCAAGTCCTCTGACTTGACAGCCTTTGCGCTGCTTTTTTCACATAGGGCCAGCAGCGTTTCACGGATCGTGCTCTGACGGCGGGTCAGACGCACCTGAAACCCTGGCAGCGCATAGCGCTCTCCGGCGCGCTGAAGTTCTCCCAACTGTACCAACATGGACAAGACGGCATTGGCCGCGTCCGCATCAAGAGAGGCGAGCGCCTTTTGGCGCAGTTCTGCGGGGCGAATGCCGGAGTGGAGCGGTTGAGCGGTGTGGTAACGCTCCAGAATGCCGCAGCAGCGAATACGAAACTGCTCCAAAGCAGCGGCGGAGAGGTAGCGGTGTGGCAGCGGTTCCAGAACCTCTCCCCGGCTGAGCAGGGGCCGCAGCTCCGAGTTCAGGGAATCCGGAGGCAGAGCAAGAGCCTTGGAAAGCTCCGCCAGGGCTGGCATCCCACCGGCTGCCAGGACCTGCAGAATGCGCTGCGCTCCATCGCCTTTCTCCAGAACCGTCAGGGCAGAGAGCACCGCCGGGTCTCCGCGCTTGTGGCGGCATGGCAACGGGTCCAGAATCACTCCGCCGCCAATGGTCTCCAGCGGCGAGAGAAAGCGGATGACAAAGCGATCCCCGCATCTTGCGGCGAAGGGTTCCGCAAGGCGAAGCTGGGCATAGGCGCTCTCGCCAGGATGCAGCACCCCACACTCCAAAAGGACCACTCGAGCAAGATATGCGGAGGCTCCGTGGTATAGATGAACCTGAGTGCCTGTGCGGATCGTTCGGCGGGAGGAGGGGAGAAGCTGGAGACGTACATCCGCCGTCAAGCTTGCAGGGAGGGAGCCAGGAGCAACCAGTGTATCGCCCCGATGGAGCTCTCTTTTTTTGACACCTGCCAGATTCACCGCCACTCGCTGGCCAGCCTCGGCCTCCCAAACATCCCGGCCATGAACCTGCAGTCCCCTCACTCGGGTGGCACGGCCAGAGGGCGCGAGCTCTGCCACGCCGCGACAGCGGATACGGCCTTCTAACAGCGTGCCAGTCACTACAGTGCCAAACCCCTCCACGGTAAAGACCCGATCAATCGGCAGCCGAAAGGAAAGAAGGGGGTTCCGCTCCTGGACACGTTGAACCATGTTTTGAAGCAGGCTCCTTAAACCAGGGATTCCGTGACCTGTCCGGGCGGAGACTGCCGTGACCGGCTTTCCGTCAAGAAAGGTGCCACGGACCTGCTCCCGGGCCTCTCTCTCTGCCGCTAACAACCGGTCGGCATTTACCAGGTCTGCCTTGGTGAGGACCACCAGCCCTTCTCGCAGCCCCAGGAGAGAGAGAATTTCCAGATGTTCGGCGGTCTGAGGCATCCAACCCTCGTCCGCAGCTACCACCAGCATGACAAAGTCCATGCCAGCGGCACCGCAGAGCATGTGGTGGATGAATTTTTCATGTCCTGGGACGTCTACGATGCCGGATTGAGAGCCGTCCTCGAAATCCAGATGGGCAAAACCCGGCTCAATGGTGAGCCCTCGGGCCTTTTCCTCCGGCAAACGGTCCGTATCGATGCCGGTCAGGGCTCGGATCAACTCCGTTTTCCCGTGGTCCACATGTCCGGCAGTACCAATGACCACGTGTTTCATAAAAGTACCCCCCGAATGGTTCTGGCAAGATAGGCAAAATCTTCATCCCATAGGGTCCGCAGGTGGAGCAGACAGCGCTCCCGCTGGACATGGACAATAATAGGGCGCTCTGCTGCCCGCAGACTCCGCGCCAACTCCGCAGCGGAACAGGCGGCAGGAGCAATCGCCACGGCAAAGCCCGGCAATGCCGTATCAGGAAGGCTCCCACCCCCGGCTGGCTCCTCCGTCTCCACAATCTCCGCGGGAAGGCCCGCCAGCAGCTCCGCCAGGGCCTCCGCGCGGCGGCGCAGCGTATCTGGAGGGACGGTCAGCATCCGTAACGCTGGAATTTCATCCGCAGCCCGCCGGGGGTCCCGATAGGCCTCCAGTGTGGCCTCTAATGCCGCCAGGGTCAGCTTGTCTACTCGCAGTGCCCGGGTCAGGGGGTGGCGCTTCAAAGGCTCCAGCCATTGGACGCGGCCTACCAGAATTCCGGCCTGGGGGCCGCCCAGCAGCTTGTCACCGCTGAAGGTGACGATGTCTGCGCCATATTTTACGCTTTCCTCCACGGTGGGCTCGCCGCCGGGGAGGGGCAGCAGGCACCCGGACCCCAGGTCCTCAATGACTGGCAGGCCCCGCTCATGGGCCAGCTCCACCAGATCGGACAAAGACACGCTTCCGCTGAAACCCACAATGCGGTAATTGCTGGTATGGACCTTCAAAAGAGCTCGGGTCTCTGGTTGGATGGCGTCCCGGTAGTCCCTCAGATGGGTTTTGTTGGTGGCGCCCACCTCCCGCAGGCGGCAGCCGCACTGGGCCACGATCTCCGGAATCCGGAAGGAGCCGCCGATCTCCACCAGTTCTCCCCGGGAGATCACTACCTCGCCGCCGTTGCCGATGGCACTGAGAGCCAATAGCACTGCAGCGGCATTGTTGTTCACTACCAGAGCACTCTCTGCGCCGGTAAGGGTGCGCAGCAGCGCCTCTACCCGGCTGTGGCGGGAGCCTCGGCCACCGGTGTCCAGGTCGTACTCCAAATTGGAATAGCGGCGGGCCGCGTCCCAGGCGGCTTGGGCGGCGGATTCCGAGAGACACGCACGGCCCAGGTTCGTATGCAGCGGAACGCCGGTGGCGTTGAGGACCTCCCGCAGGCGGGGACGGTCTTCGGCCCGCATCAGGATGGTCCGGCAGAAGTCCGCCTCCGAGGGGACAGTCTGCAGCTCGCCAGAGAGAAGACCCTCGCGCACCTCCTTCGCCGTTTGGCGGGCAAGGTCCACAGCCACGGTAGGAGAGAGGGACGCCAGTTCTGGACGGCGCAGCAGATCGTCAATTTTCGGGATGCTCTTCAAGAGCATATTGGTATCCATCCTCCGCCTCCTTGTTGCGTTCTATCCATTCCATTATAGCAAATTTTAATAGATGTACAAGACAAAAAAATAAAATAATATAACTCTATTTAAAAATACAATGATAAAACCGCCCCCCAGCCTAGGAGAGGCGGTTTCTGTCTATTTATAAATTAGATTGAAGCTCCATGTAACTGTTTCCCACCTGACAGAACAGGCACTCCCAATCTCCTTCGGCTGGCAGAGGCGGAGGGGGCTTTGCAGTGAAGCGGACACAGGTGCCGCAGGAGGAACTGACCTGCCGGGGGACAGGCATCAGGGCGCAGTCGATCCCCGCCTCCCGCAGCTGCCGGCCAAAGCGCACCGCTCCAAAGTGGGAGAAAAAGGTTGCGATATAGGTCTCCATGCCTTACTCCGCGCTCAGCGTCACGCTGTCGCCGCTCTCGGAGACCGTCACCGTTTTCCCCGCCTTTTGGAGATAGCGGGTGACATTCTGCTGGGCGGTGTGGTCGTCTACCAGAATCTCATAGCGGGCTGCGTCCTGCTTCAAAGCCTCCATTGTCAAAAGAACCGGCTGGGGACAGGAGAGCCCTCGGGCATCTACTTTGATGGTTTCCATCCAGATATGACTCCTTTCGCAATCATCACTGATAAAAGAGGATGTTACGCCTTTCTCGGCATGTTGCACAGGGCGATGATGACCATCACGGCAAGTGCGGCCACGCAGGCGATCCCACCTGCCGGCGTTGCGCCGGCGGTGGAGGAAGCCAGACCGAAGTTGTGACAGCAGGCGGCTCCCACCAGCATGCCAAGCACGGCCATGGCGGAGTCCGTATTGCCCTCTCCGGTCAGAATCAGCTGGCGGAGAGGGCAGCCGCCCAGAAGGACGGAGCCGAGGCCGACAGCGGCCAGACCCAGGAAGTTCCAGAGACCGTCCGTGTGGGCCACTGGCTGATCAGCCAGGGAGAGATGGAAGTTTCCAAGCGCCGCGTTACCGATCAGAGTCACCACAAAAATGGCCAGAAAACCAGAGAGTAGGGTCCAGTCTCGGAAGAGCACCACATCCCGGATACCACCCACCATGCAAAGGCGTGTGCGCTGTGCGGCGGCACCCACGGCAAGACCGGCGATCAGAGAGACGAGAAGGGGGGCATGAAGAGAGCCAGGACCCTCCGCACTGAAAAAGAGAAAGGAAGGAGTGGCGAGCAGCAGGACCAAAAGCAGAACGTTGGCAATCGGAAGGCCCAGTCCCTCGCCCTTGTTTTGGCGGTAGCTGCGCCCTAGAGAAAAGCCCTTTTTCAAAAATACCACACCGGCCAGGATACCGGCCACAAAGCCAACAAGCCCCACCAGCGCGTTGACGTCGCCGCCGGCCAGACGCAGCACCATTCGCAAAGGGCAGCCTAAGAACACCAGCGCGCCCACCATCACACCGAACCCCAGTACAAAACGCAGAACAGGAGAAGAGCCGCCGCGGGGAGAGAAGTCGCCCTTTACAAGGGCCATCATACAGGCGCCGCAGACAATGCCGATGATCTCCGGGCGGATGTATTGCACAGCCTCTGCACGGTGCAGTCCCAGGCTGCCGGCGATGTCTCGTATAAAGCAGGCGATGCAAAAGCCCATATTAGCCGGGTTGCCCAAATAGGTCAGGAGGATTGCACACAGTCCCACCAGAGCGCCGGATGCCAGAAGCGTTTTCTTTCCACCCATGATGAAAGGCCTCCTAATCATGATGTTTCTTCTACTTTACTAAATCTGGCGGGCTTTGTAAAATTGCTTTTCCCAATAGATGGATGCGCTATTAAAAAAATTAATAGGAGGCGGTTTGCCTCCAGGGGACATCCCTGCTATAATGTTCATCAATACACCACAGGAGGTGCCGGATGGAGCATATTTACCTGGATTATGGCAGCACCGCTTTCCCCAAAGCCCCTGGTGTGGGGCAGGCTATGGCGGACTATATCGACCAAGTAGGGGTCAATATCGGCCGTGGAGGTTACGAGGCTGCCTATCACACCGCGGAAGTGGTGTTGGACACCAGGGAGCGGCTTTGCCGCCTGTTTGGATGGAACAGGCCAGAGAGTGTGATTTTCACGAGCGGCGTCACCGCGTCGCTGAACATATTGCTCAAGGGCTTTCTGCGGTCTGGTGATCGGGTGGCGGCCACCTCCATGGAGCATAATGCGGTTCTGCGCCCTTTGGCACAGCTGGCGCAGTCGGGAGTGGAGGTGGAGATCATCTCCTGTGAGCGGGACGGCTCCCTGCCGCCGGAGCGGCTGGAGGAGGCTTTGCGGAGGAGGCCGCGGGCGCTGGTGATGACTCATGCCTCCAATGTCTGCGGCACGCTGCTTCCGGCGGAGGAAGCAGCGGCGCTCTGCAGGCGGTACGGCGTCCGGATGATTCTGGACTGCGCCCAAACCGGAGGCGTTTTCCCAGTGGATATGCTTGGCTGGGGGGTGGACGCCCTGGCCTTTGCAGGGCATAAGGGACTTCTGGGACCTCAGGGGATCGGCGGCTTTCTGATTACCGGGGAGATGGCAATGGAGGTAACGCCCCTGCTGGCAGGCGGCACCGGCAGCCAGTCCCACCTGGAGACGATGCCGGACTTTCTGCCGGACCGCTTTGAGGCGGGGACGCTGAATCTGCCGGGAATTTTCGGCCTCCGGGCAGCGCTGGACTATGTGGAACGGCAGGGGATTCATACTCTGCGCCAGAGGTCCATAGCCAGAACGGATCAGCTTCTGCGTGGGCTGGCCCGCATCCGGGATATCCGCGTGGTGGGCAGGCCCGGCACGGAGGGACGAGGCGCAGTGGTGTCCGTGGACTTTCTGCACCTGGACAACGCACAGGCGGCTTACGAACTAGAGAACCGCTGGGGGATCGAGACCCGCTGCGGGCTGCACTGCGCGCCTAAGGCGCATCAGACCCTGGGGACTTATCCTCAGGGAACTGTACGGTTCACACCGGGGCACGCCACCACGGAGGAGGAAATCGACCGTGCGGTGTCGGCTATCGAAGAGATTGCGAAGGAGAGGGAAGGATTTACCTTGCACTTTTAAAGAAAATTTGATAAAATGAAAGAAAATGTTACTGGAAGCCTTGAATGGAGCGGATGGATCAAGGAGGTGGCTGAGCTGGTCATTCATGAATCTGCAGAGGACTATTTGGAGTCGATTCTGATCCTGCAGGAGCAGCGGGGAGAGGTACATTCCATTGATATCGTCAATCGCTTGGGGTATTCCAAGCCCAGCGTCAGCATTGCCATGAAAAAGCTGCGGGAAAACGGTTATATTTCCATGGCACCGGATGGCGCCATTACGCTCAATGACAGCGGGCTGGAGATTGCCAGCCGGGTATATACGCGGCACAAGGTCCTTACAGAGCTGTTTGTGCGGTTGGGCGTGAGTGGGGAACAAGCTGCTGAAGATGCCTGCCGTGTGGAGCACGATCTGAGTCAGGAGACCTTTGCGCGAATCCAGGAATTTGTGCAGCAGAAAACCCTGTAAGGCGATAGGCCGCTCACGGACGGTTCGTAGGTGGTCTTCTATCCATCTTCACATCATCACGGACGCGCAGGACCGTCACGTGCTCTGATCATTTGCCTTTGGATGGATCAGTGGTGGGACTCCTTTGAAAGATACTACCTTTTTTCACAAAGAATCCGCCATCAGGCGGATTTTTTTTGGCTTTCCCTCTATTGACCCGACTTTCAACGCGGCCCTATAATAAAATTACCAAGTTATCGAGTTGTATCATAGCCCCGTTTGATATGGAGGAAACGTCATGTATCAGATCAAAATCTTGAATAAAATCTCCCCCGTTGGGCTGGAACGGTTCGAGTCGGATCGATATACTGTTGGCAGCGAGGTGGCTGGAGAGGACGGCATCGTGGTCCGGTCTGCACCTTTGCTGGATTATGAATTTCCTGAGAGCCTGCTGGCCATTGCCAGGGCGGGAGTAGGCGTCAATAATATTCCCATTGACCGCTGCTCCGAGGCCGGCGTGGCGGTGTTTTCCACCCCCGGTGCCAACGCGAATGCCGTGAAGGAGCTGGTGCTGTGTGCTATGCTGATGAGCTCCCGCGATGTAGATGGCTCTATCCAGTGGGTTCGGGAGCAGGTAAAAGCCGGCGTGGAGGTCTCCACGGTGGTGGAAAAGGGAAAATCCGCGTTTGTAGGTCCGGAGCTGTATCGAAAGACGCTGGGGATTATTGGCTTGGGCGCCATCGGTTCCTTGGTGGCGAACATGGCCATTGCCCTTGGCATGGACGTCTACGGATATGATCCGTATCTTTCGGTAAACGCTGCCCTGCGTTTGGACCGCCATGTTCATGTGGTACAGGATATCCGAGAGCTGTACAAGCGTGCGGACTATATTACGGTCCACATTCACTATACGCCTCAGACCAAACAGATGATTGATGAAAAGGCCATTGCTGCGATGAAGCGGGGGGTACGGTTTATCAATTTGGCCAGAGGAGAAATTGTGGACGATGAGGCGATGATAGCAGCGCTGGATTCTGGTTGGGTCGCGGCTTATATGACAGATTTCCCCAATAACGCACTGGTACAGACGCCCCATGTGGTGGCGATGTCTCACTTGGGCGCTTCTACGCCGGAGAGTGAACAGAACTGCGCCGCCATGGCAGTAGACGAACTGAAGGACTATTTGGAAAACGGCAACATCCACAATTCTGTGAACTTGCCGGAGGTGGTCATGGAGCGCAGCGGCCTGATGCGGCTTTGCGTGATCCATAAGAATGTACCGGCCATGCTGGCCAATATCACGGCGCTGCTGAGCAGAGACGGGATCAATGTCGAAAACCTCAGCAACAAGTCCAAGGGAGACCTGGCTTACACGATGGTTGATCTGGGGGCACCGCTGGAACAACGCGTGGTGGACGAGGTGCGCCAGCTAGCAAATGTCATTCGGGTTCGGGCTATCTTATGATCGCCCAGGTTCCTGAGGGATAGAAATCAGGAGAAGCAAGGCGGCCGATTTCGCTGTCGGCCACCTTGCTTTGCATAGAATTTCTTCTGAGAAGCATTGCCTCCGACAAGGAAGGGCGGCAGAAGAAAGCCCCA
Above is a genomic segment from Pusillibacter faecalis containing:
- the selD gene encoding selenide, water dikinase SelD, whose product is MAKDLPLTQMTRAAGUAAKLGPGALTNILAGLPNLRDENLLVGYDSSDDACVYQISDELAVIETVDFFTPIVDDPYTFGQITAANALSDIYAMGGKPRLAMNLLCVPNCLPPESIRKILEGGHDKAMEAGCVVAGGHTIEDQEPKYGLCVTGFVHPDKILKNIGAKPGDVLVLTKALGTGVLTTGAKAGLVSEENYAALIASMTTLNNRTGEEIVNAGAHACTDVTGFGLLGHALEMAAGSSVTLRLYTQALPLLPGARELAEMGIIPAGAYRNLDHVRPDLQGLEETEQALADLCADPQTSGGLLAALPAERAEPLLAALREFAPHSVIVGRVEPLQASYLVLE
- the selB gene encoding selenocysteine-specific translation elongation factor codes for the protein MKHVVIGTAGHVDHGKTELIRALTGIDTDRLPEEKARGLTIEPGFAHLDFEDGSQSGIVDVPGHEKFIHHMLCGAAGMDFVMLVVAADEGWMPQTAEHLEILSLLGLREGLVVLTKADLVNADRLLAAEREAREQVRGTFLDGKPVTAVSARTGHGIPGLRSLLQNMVQRVQERNPLLSFRLPIDRVFTVEGFGTVVTGTLLEGRIRCRGVAELAPSGRATRVRGLQVHGRDVWEAEAGQRVAVNLAGVKKRELHRGDTLVAPGSLPASLTADVRLQLLPSSRRTIRTGTQVHLYHGASAYLARVVLLECGVLHPGESAYAQLRLAEPFAARCGDRFVIRFLSPLETIGGGVILDPLPCRHKRGDPAVLSALTVLEKGDGAQRILQVLAAGGMPALAELSKALALPPDSLNSELRPLLSRGEVLEPLPHRYLSAAALEQFRIRCCGILERYHTAQPLHSGIRPAELRQKALASLDADAANAVLSMLVQLGELQRAGERYALPGFQVRLTRRQSTIRETLLALCEKSSAKAVKSEDLLRGFSLRDQADCRQVLESLLTGGELIPLTQGLLCSAAEMRRCRQTAEAWFTAHETLTLAQFRDLLGSSRDYALLVLEFWDRQGLTQREGNARRLVSDSFFTWE
- the selA gene encoding L-seryl-tRNA(Sec) selenium transferase translates to MDTNMLLKSIPKIDDLLRRPELASLSPTVAVDLARQTAKEVREGLLSGELQTVPSEADFCRTILMRAEDRPRLREVLNATGVPLHTNLGRACLSESAAQAAWDAARRYSNLEYDLDTGGRGSRHSRVEALLRTLTGAESALVVNNNAAAVLLALSAIGNGGEVVISRGELVEIGGSFRIPEIVAQCGCRLREVGATNKTHLRDYRDAIQPETRALLKVHTSNYRIVGFSGSVSLSDLVELAHERGLPVIEDLGSGCLLPLPGGEPTVEESVKYGADIVTFSGDKLLGGPQAGILVGRVQWLEPLKRHPLTRALRVDKLTLAALEATLEAYRDPRRAADEIPALRMLTVPPDTLRRRAEALAELLAGLPAEIVETEEPAGGGSLPDTALPGFAVAIAPAACSAAELARSLRAAERPIIVHVQRERCLLHLRTLWDEDFAYLARTIRGVLL
- a CDS encoding DUF3343 domain-containing protein, whose amino-acid sequence is METYIATFFSHFGAVRFGRQLREAGIDCALMPVPRQVSSSCGTCVRFTAKPPPPLPAEGDWECLFCQVGNSYMELQSNL
- a CDS encoding sulfurtransferase TusA family protein, translating into METIKVDARGLSCPQPVLLTMEALKQDAARYEILVDDHTAQQNVTRYLQKAGKTVTVSESGDSVTLSAE
- the yedE gene encoding YedE family putative selenium transporter; its protein translation is MGGKKTLLASGALVGLCAILLTYLGNPANMGFCIACFIRDIAGSLGLHRAEAVQYIRPEIIGIVCGACMMALVKGDFSPRGGSSPVLRFVLGFGVMVGALVFLGCPLRMVLRLAGGDVNALVGLVGFVAGILAGVVFLKKGFSLGRSYRQNKGEGLGLPIANVLLLVLLLATPSFLFFSAEGPGSLHAPLLVSLIAGLAVGAAAQRTRLCMVGGIRDVVLFRDWTLLSGFLAIFVVTLIGNAALGNFHLSLADQPVAHTDGLWNFLGLAAVGLGSVLLGGCPLRQLILTGEGNTDSAMAVLGMLVGAACCHNFGLASSTAGATPAGGIACVAALAVMVIIALCNMPRKA
- a CDS encoding aminotransferase class V-fold PLP-dependent enzyme — protein: MEHIYLDYGSTAFPKAPGVGQAMADYIDQVGVNIGRGGYEAAYHTAEVVLDTRERLCRLFGWNRPESVIFTSGVTASLNILLKGFLRSGDRVAATSMEHNAVLRPLAQLAQSGVEVEIISCERDGSLPPERLEEALRRRPRALVMTHASNVCGTLLPAEEAAALCRRYGVRMILDCAQTGGVFPVDMLGWGVDALAFAGHKGLLGPQGIGGFLITGEMAMEVTPLLAGGTGSQSHLETMPDFLPDRFEAGTLNLPGIFGLRAALDYVERQGIHTLRQRSIARTDQLLRGLARIRDIRVVGRPGTEGRGAVVSVDFLHLDNAQAAYELENRWGIETRCGLHCAPKAHQTLGTYPQGTVRFTPGHATTEEEIDRAVSAIEEIAKEREGFTLHF
- a CDS encoding metal-dependent transcriptional regulator, which translates into the protein MVIHESAEDYLESILILQEQRGEVHSIDIVNRLGYSKPSVSIAMKKLRENGYISMAPDGAITLNDSGLEIASRVYTRHKVLTELFVRLGVSGEQAAEDACRVEHDLSQETFARIQEFVQQKTL
- a CDS encoding phosphoglycerate dehydrogenase, with translation MYQIKILNKISPVGLERFESDRYTVGSEVAGEDGIVVRSAPLLDYEFPESLLAIARAGVGVNNIPIDRCSEAGVAVFSTPGANANAVKELVLCAMLMSSRDVDGSIQWVREQVKAGVEVSTVVEKGKSAFVGPELYRKTLGIIGLGAIGSLVANMAIALGMDVYGYDPYLSVNAALRLDRHVHVVQDIRELYKRADYITVHIHYTPQTKQMIDEKAIAAMKRGVRFINLARGEIVDDEAMIAALDSGWVAAYMTDFPNNALVQTPHVVAMSHLGASTPESEQNCAAMAVDELKDYLENGNIHNSVNLPEVVMERSGLMRLCVIHKNVPAMLANITALLSRDGINVENLSNKSKGDLAYTMVDLGAPLEQRVVDEVRQLANVIRVRAIL